In one window of Deltaproteobacteria bacterium DNA:
- the guaB gene encoding IMP dehydrogenase — MLENAPEEAYSFDDVLLIPSYSAVLPRDVGVSTRLTKNIDLSIPIVSAAMDTVTEARAAISMARAGGIGFIHRNMSIETQTLEVDRVKKSESGMIVDPVTIHPEKKVKAVLELMKKYRISGVPVTEGDKLVGIVTNRDLRFESDTEKKISEVMTSNNLVTVSEGIPLEESKKLLHKHRIEKLLVVDKNGKLTGMITIKDIEKIKKYPNACKDSMGRLRVGAAVGVGEDMQERAENLLRAGADVIAIDTSHGHSENVIRAVKILKGDFKDIEIVAGNVATGKGAQDLIEAGVDAVKIGIGPGSICTTRIVAGVGVPQMTAIMNCREASEKSGVPLIADGGIKFSGDIAKAIGAGAHTVMVGGLFAGTEESPGESIFYQGRSYKVYRGMGSLEAMKKGSKDRYYQGEDEDDEKLVPEGIVGRVPYRGTLASNIHQLVGGLKAGMGYLGCVTIEELRQKARFIKISAAGLRESHVHDVIITKEAPNYRLD; from the coding sequence ATGCTGGAGAACGCCCCCGAAGAGGCATATTCGTTCGATGATGTTTTGCTGATACCGAGTTATTCCGCTGTATTACCCAGAGATGTGGGGGTTAGCACCCGCCTCACAAAGAATATCGATTTGAGCATTCCTATTGTCAGCGCGGCAATGGACACCGTTACCGAAGCGCGCGCCGCCATCAGCATGGCGCGGGCCGGCGGCATCGGATTCATCCACAGGAATATGAGCATCGAGACCCAGACTCTGGAGGTGGATCGCGTCAAGAAGTCGGAAAGCGGAATGATTGTCGATCCGGTCACGATACACCCCGAAAAAAAGGTCAAAGCCGTTCTCGAATTGATGAAAAAATACAGAATTTCGGGGGTACCGGTTACGGAAGGCGACAAACTGGTGGGCATCGTGACCAACCGGGACCTGCGTTTCGAATCCGACACCGAAAAGAAAATCTCCGAGGTCATGACCAGCAACAACCTAGTCACCGTTTCGGAGGGCATCCCCCTGGAAGAATCCAAGAAGCTTCTCCACAAGCACCGCATTGAAAAGCTCCTGGTGGTCGACAAAAACGGAAAGCTTACCGGGATGATTACGATCAAGGACATCGAGAAAATCAAGAAGTACCCCAACGCGTGCAAGGACAGCATGGGGCGTTTGCGCGTGGGCGCCGCCGTCGGCGTGGGCGAAGACATGCAGGAAAGGGCGGAAAATCTGCTGCGCGCAGGTGCGGACGTCATCGCCATCGACACCTCCCACGGCCATTCTGAAAATGTCATCCGCGCCGTAAAGATTCTCAAAGGCGATTTCAAGGATATCGAGATTGTGGCCGGGAACGTGGCCACGGGCAAAGGCGCGCAGGATCTCATCGAGGCCGGCGTCGATGCGGTCAAGATCGGTATCGGCCCCGGGTCCATCTGCACCACACGCATCGTGGCCGGGGTCGGCGTTCCTCAGATGACGGCCATCATGAACTGCCGGGAGGCCTCGGAAAAAAGCGGTGTGCCGTTGATTGCGGACGGCGGCATTAAATTTTCCGGTGATATTGCCAAAGCCATCGGCGCCGGCGCGCACACCGTTATGGTCGGCGGCCTGTTTGCCGGCACCGAGGAAAGTCCCGGGGAATCCATCTTCTATCAGGGCAGAAGCTACAAGGTCTACCGGGGAATGGGATCTCTGGAGGCTATGAAGAAGGGCAGCAAGGACAGGTACTACCAAGGCGAGGATGAGGATGACGAAAAACTGGTTCCCGAGGGAATCGTCGGGCGCGTGCCCTACCGGGGGACACTCGCTTCCAACATCCATCAGCTGGTGGGGGGACTCAAGGCCGGCATGGGCTACCTGGGATGTGTCACGATCGAAGAACTGCGGCAGAAAGCCCGCTTCATAAAAATCAGTGCCGCCGGCCTCCGCGAGAGTCATGTGCACGACGTGATCATCACCAAGGAAGCGCCTAACTACCGGCTGGATTAA
- a CDS encoding threonylcarbamoyl-AMP synthase gives MLININPINPQERLIRNVAEVLKQGGIITYPTDTYYGIGCDIMNKKAIEKIYRIKKRNKNKPFSFICSGLKNISRYAKVSNYAYRTMKRLLPGPYTFILEGSKMVPKMMLTKRKTAGIRVPDNRICIALIQQLGNPILSTSASLPEHGILHDPSLIQDHLGNQLDLVIDGGPVPGSPSSVISLIMDEPEVLREGLGDVSVFY, from the coding sequence ATGCTGATCAACATCAATCCCATAAATCCGCAAGAAAGACTCATCCGCAACGTGGCGGAAGTTCTCAAGCAGGGCGGCATCATCACCTACCCGACCGACACCTATTACGGCATCGGCTGCGACATCATGAATAAAAAGGCCATCGAAAAAATTTACCGGATAAAAAAGCGCAACAAGAACAAGCCCTTCAGTTTTATCTGTTCGGGATTGAAAAATATCAGTCGCTACGCCAAGGTTTCGAATTATGCATACCGGACCATGAAGCGTCTTTTGCCCGGGCCGTACACCTTTATCCTGGAGGGATCCAAAATGGTCCCCAAAATGATGCTGACCAAGCGTAAAACCGCCGGCATTCGTGTCCCCGACAACCGGATATGCATTGCGCTCATTCAACAGCTCGGCAATCCCATCCTTTCCACCAGTGCGAGTCTTCCCGAACACGGCATCCTGCACGACCCTTCCCTGATTCAGGATCATCTCGGTAACCAGCTGGATTTGGTGATCGACGGCGGGCCGGTACCGGGCAGCCCCTCGAGCGTGATTTCGCTGATCATGGACGAACCGGAAGTGCTGCGGGAGGGATTGGGGGATGTGAGTGTCTTCTACTAG
- the sppA gene encoding signal peptide peptidase SppA, producing MFTRRHPYLFFLMICCTMLSAAVIIVSFLVVKGLEKTDFSDLIVENEGGQVGVVEIKGVIADSAETIRLIKRFREDDAIRAIVLRVESPGGVVGPSQEIYREIEKTVLVKKVIASMGSVAASGGYYVSAAADGIIANPGTITGSIGVIMGYTNFEGLLDKIGLTPVVIKSGEFKDMGSPTRKMTPQERKTLQYFVDQTHRQFVAAIAKGRDMELSAVEKLADGRIYTGEEALKQGLIDRLGNLEDAIEWAGRLAGVEGKISAVYKREEKFSFLKYLSESVLNDLISKIAGNGLQGGYIYRPGGE from the coding sequence ATGTTCACCAGAAGACATCCCTACCTGTTTTTTTTGATGATATGCTGCACCATGTTGAGTGCGGCGGTCATCATTGTATCCTTCCTGGTGGTAAAAGGTTTGGAAAAGACCGATTTTTCAGATCTCATCGTCGAGAACGAAGGCGGCCAGGTCGGTGTCGTGGAAATAAAAGGGGTTATCGCCGATTCCGCCGAAACCATCCGCTTGATCAAACGGTTCCGCGAGGATGACGCCATCAGGGCCATCGTGCTGCGGGTTGAATCCCCCGGAGGGGTCGTGGGGCCTTCGCAGGAGATCTATCGCGAGATCGAAAAAACGGTCCTCGTGAAGAAAGTGATTGCCTCCATGGGATCGGTGGCCGCTTCCGGAGGATACTACGTATCCGCCGCCGCTGACGGTATCATCGCCAACCCCGGTACGATTACGGGAAGCATCGGGGTTATCATGGGTTACACCAATTTCGAAGGCTTGCTCGATAAAATCGGCCTTACCCCGGTGGTCATCAAAAGCGGCGAATTCAAGGACATGGGGTCTCCCACCCGCAAGATGACTCCCCAGGAAAGGAAAACCCTGCAATACTTCGTCGATCAGACCCACCGGCAATTCGTAGCGGCGATCGCCAAGGGGCGTGACATGGAACTGTCCGCGGTGGAGAAACTGGCCGATGGACGCATATACACCGGTGAGGAAGCCCTGAAACAGGGCCTCATAGATCGCCTGGGCAACCTGGAAGACGCTATCGAGTGGGCGGGAAGACTGGCCGGGGTCGAAGGAAAGATATCCGCCGTCTACAAACGAGAAGAGAAGTTCTCCTTTTTGAAATACCTCTCTGAATCCGTTCTCAACGACCTTATCTCAAAAATCGCGGGAAACGGCCTGCAGGGGGGCTACATTTACAGGCCCGGCGGCGAATAA